The following coding sequences lie in one Streptomyces sp. NBC_00510 genomic window:
- a CDS encoding spermidine synthase, giving the protein MDANEEERPVTLDRRDGPYGEVALRRSGGRYEIIANGTFLMDTSDGRSERLLVDAALDALPADRAELSVLIGGLGVGFSLARAAAEPRWARIAVAERERAVIDWHHAGPLADFSEHALENPRVSVVEGDLVAYVREADVTYDALCLDIDNGPDWTVTEGNGGLYGPEGLAACRERLEPGGVLAVWSAQPSAAFDDALRSAQFTQVRTIEIPVNRGVPDVVHLAIKPA; this is encoded by the coding sequence ATGGACGCGAACGAAGAGGAACGGCCCGTCACGCTCGACCGTCGTGACGGGCCGTACGGGGAGGTCGCGCTCCGGCGCAGCGGCGGGCGCTACGAGATCATCGCCAACGGCACCTTCCTGATGGACACCTCCGACGGCCGCTCGGAACGGCTGCTGGTCGACGCGGCGCTGGACGCCCTCCCGGCGGACCGGGCGGAGCTGTCGGTGCTGATCGGCGGCCTCGGGGTGGGCTTCTCGCTCGCGCGGGCGGCGGCCGAGCCGCGCTGGGCGCGGATCGCGGTGGCCGAACGGGAGCGGGCGGTGATCGACTGGCATCACGCGGGCCCGCTGGCGGACTTCTCCGAGCACGCGCTGGAGAACCCGCGGGTGAGCGTCGTCGAGGGCGATCTGGTGGCGTACGTGCGGGAGGCGGACGTGACGTACGACGCGCTGTGCCTGGACATCGACAACGGCCCCGACTGGACGGTCACCGAGGGCAACGGGGGGCTGTACGGACCGGAGGGTCTGGCGGCCTGCAGGGAGCGGCTCGAACCCGGCGGCGTACTGGCGGTATGGTCTGCGCAGCCGTCCGCCGCGTTCGACGACGCCTTGAGGTCGGCGCAGTTCACGCAGGTCCGGACCATCGAGATCCCGGTGAATCGGGGCGTTCCGGATGTCGTGCACCTGGCAATCAAACCCGCATAG
- a CDS encoding MarR family transcriptional regulator: MEALERELTVLLRRARASSGEMAREVHPDLEPAAYGILARLAETGPERATVLAGYFGVGKATMSRQLRALEVLGLIRREPDPADGRAYLVQLTAGGAERFSRVRTARRARYVSRLSGWDRDELRELARLLGQLNDSQEQDGA, translated from the coding sequence ATGGAGGCGCTCGAACGCGAGCTCACCGTCCTGTTGCGGCGCGCCCGCGCCTCCTCCGGCGAGATGGCCCGCGAGGTCCATCCGGACCTGGAGCCCGCGGCGTACGGGATCCTCGCCAGGCTCGCCGAGACCGGGCCCGAGCGGGCCACCGTGCTCGCCGGCTACTTCGGCGTCGGCAAGGCCACGATGAGCCGTCAACTGCGCGCCCTGGAGGTGCTCGGGCTCATCCGACGCGAACCCGACCCCGCCGACGGCCGGGCCTACCTGGTACAGCTCACCGCGGGGGGCGCCGAGCGCTTCTCGCGCGTCCGCACGGCGCGCCGGGCGCGCTACGTCAGCCGGCTGAGCGGCTGGGACCGGGACGAACTGCGGGAACTGGCCCGGCTGCTGGGCCAGCTGAACGACTCGCAGGAGCAGGACGGCGCGTAA
- a CDS encoding RNA polymerase sigma factor, whose amino-acid sequence MSHEPPGDDALMRAIARGDTQALADLYDRHSGWLHARLTRRCPDPETVREVLQDTFMAAWRSAGTYGGGAAGGWLWVIAARRLADARRAAVRAGTRDLLAAEEPGTTPSAEEHVLAGLEYGDVGAALDRISPELRAVLRATVIDGLTTREAARLLGIPEGTVKTRASRARRELRAALAALGTAGGAAC is encoded by the coding sequence ATGAGCCACGAGCCGCCCGGGGACGACGCGCTGATGCGCGCGATCGCCCGGGGCGACACCCAGGCCCTCGCAGACCTGTACGACCGCCATTCCGGATGGCTGCACGCCCGGCTCACGCGGCGCTGCCCGGACCCGGAGACCGTCCGGGAGGTGCTGCAGGACACCTTCATGGCGGCCTGGCGCTCGGCGGGCACCTACGGCGGCGGAGCCGCGGGCGGCTGGTTGTGGGTGATCGCCGCCCGGCGGCTGGCGGACGCCCGCCGCGCCGCGGTGCGGGCCGGCACCCGCGACCTCCTGGCCGCGGAGGAGCCCGGCACCACCCCCTCCGCCGAGGAGCACGTCCTCGCCGGGCTGGAGTACGGCGACGTGGGCGCCGCGCTCGACCGGATCTCCCCCGAACTGCGGGCCGTCCTGCGGGCGACCGTGATCGACGGCCTCACCACGCGGGAGGCCGCGCGCCTGCTCGGGATACCCGAAGGCACCGTCAAGACCCGGGCCTCGCGGGCGCGCCGCGAACTGCGCGCCGCCCTCGCCGCCCTCGGCACCGCAGGAGGAGCCGCATGCTGA
- a CDS encoding zf-HC2 domain-containing protein, translated as MLTPARGRLAWRTPGTPQADRTGWHVPDGTAAAYADGTLADSAAWSVDKHLESCAACAARISSLARAGGGGAVLCEVRDAVLTAATGTAPRPAPPLARAAGARPWHAAVRPARTLRPAWVASVLLTLAVAVALTRLGGAPQGRPWLLVLAPALPPVGVALAYGRYGDPAHELAASTPSGGLRLLLTRTAAVLAVCVPLLTAAGGVLAGTGAAVAWLLPGLVLTGATLALGSWTGCHRAAAVVTAGWLCAVVLCGLPPGSAPLLLSPAAQPAWAAAGAACALLLTLRRTAFDHLERP; from the coding sequence ATGCTGACCCCCGCCCGGGGACGCCTCGCGTGGCGCACCCCCGGAACCCCGCAGGCTGACCGGACCGGCTGGCACGTGCCGGACGGCACGGCCGCCGCCTACGCCGACGGCACGCTCGCCGACTCCGCCGCCTGGTCGGTGGACAAGCACCTGGAGTCCTGTGCGGCCTGCGCCGCCCGGATCTCCTCGCTGGCCAGGGCGGGCGGGGGCGGAGCGGTCCTCTGCGAGGTCCGGGACGCCGTGCTCACCGCGGCCACGGGCACCGCGCCCCGGCCGGCCCCGCCCCTCGCGCGGGCGGCCGGGGCCCGTCCCTGGCACGCCGCCGTCCGCCCCGCGCGCACGCTGCGTCCGGCCTGGGTGGCGTCGGTGCTGCTGACGCTGGCGGTGGCCGTGGCCCTGACGCGGCTGGGCGGGGCGCCGCAGGGACGCCCCTGGCTTCTGGTGCTCGCCCCGGCGCTGCCGCCGGTGGGCGTGGCCCTCGCGTACGGGAGGTACGGCGACCCGGCCCACGAACTGGCCGCGTCGACGCCGTCGGGGGGGCTGCGGCTGCTGCTGACGCGCACCGCAGCCGTGCTGGCGGTGTGCGTGCCGCTGCTGACCGCCGCCGGAGGCGTCCTGGCGGGCACGGGCGCCGCGGTGGCGTGGCTGCTGCCGGGGCTCGTGCTGACCGGGGCCACGCTCGCGCTGGGCAGCTGGACCGGCTGCCACCGGGCCGCCGCCGTGGTGACGGCCGGCTGGCTGTGCGCCGTCGTCCTCTGCGGGCTCCCGCCCGGGTCCGCGCCCCTGCTGCTCTCCCCCGCCGCGCAGCCCGCCTGGGCCGCGGCCGGCGCCGCCTGCGCCCTTCTCCTGACCCTTCGCCGTACCGCTTTCGACCACCTGGAGCGCCCATGA
- a CDS encoding response regulator transcription factor: MDSTQPTTADAAAVAATPGAQRRVLVVEDDATIADAIAVRLRAEGFQVRTAGDGPAAVETAASWQPDLLVLDVMLPGYDGLEVCRRVQASRPVPVLMLTARDDETDMLVGLGVGADDYMTKPFSLRELVARVHVLLRRVERATIAARDPRGANMQLGDLEIDNAQRRVRVRGADVHLTPTEFDLLVCLAQQPRAVLSREQLLAEVWDWADASGTRTVDSHVKALRRKIGAERIRTVHGVGYALETPTP, from the coding sequence ATGGACAGCACACAGCCGACGACCGCCGACGCCGCAGCGGTGGCGGCCACCCCCGGCGCGCAGCGCCGCGTGCTGGTGGTGGAGGACGACGCGACGATCGCCGACGCCATCGCGGTACGCCTGCGGGCCGAGGGCTTCCAGGTCCGCACCGCGGGCGACGGCCCCGCCGCCGTGGAGACCGCCGCCTCCTGGCAGCCCGACCTCCTCGTCCTCGACGTCATGCTCCCCGGGTACGACGGCCTGGAGGTCTGCCGCCGCGTGCAGGCCTCGCGGCCGGTCCCGGTGCTGATGCTGACCGCCCGCGACGACGAGACCGACATGCTCGTCGGGCTCGGCGTGGGCGCCGACGACTACATGACCAAGCCCTTCTCGCTGCGCGAGCTGGTCGCCCGGGTGCACGTGCTGCTGCGCCGCGTGGAGCGCGCCACGATCGCCGCCCGCGACCCGCGCGGCGCCAACATGCAGCTCGGCGACCTGGAGATCGACAACGCCCAGCGCCGGGTCCGGGTCCGGGGCGCCGACGTGCACCTCACCCCGACCGAGTTCGACCTGCTGGTCTGCCTGGCCCAGCAGCCGCGCGCGGTGCTCTCCCGGGAGCAGCTGCTCGCCGAGGTCTGGGACTGGGCGGACGCCTCCGGCACCCGCACCGTCGACAGCCACGTCAAGGCGCTGCGGCGGAAGATCGGCGCGGAGCGCATCCGTACCGTGCACGGCGTCGGCTACGCGCTCGAGACGCCCACGCCGTGA
- the lon gene encoding endopeptidase La codes for MAQSSSSAFAPLTLPVLPLDDSVVLPGMVVPVDLTDAEARAAVEAAQAAQRSGRPGLGNKPRVLLVPRVDGDYAGVGTLGTVEQVGRLSDGDPGAVIRAVSRVRIGAGTTGPGGALWVEGTELSEPAPAEAPGTVAELMKEYKALATSWLRKRGAWQVVDRVQQIEDVSQLADNAGYSGFLTTSQRIELLETLDPVARLKLATQWLRDHLAEQDVAETIRKDVQEGMEKQQREFLLRQQLQAVRKELAELNGDPEDEADDYRSRVEAADLPEKVREAALKEVEKLERSSDASPEGSWIRTWLDTVLELPWNTTTQDAYDIPGARAVLDADHAGLEDVKERITEYLAVRKRRNDRGLGVVGGRRGGAVLALVGPPGVGKTSLGESVARAMGRKFVRVALGGVRDEAEIRGHRRTYVGALPGRLVRAIKEAGSMNPVVLLDEIDKVGSDYRGDPAAALLEVLDPAQNHTFRDHYLEVELDLSDVVFLATANVLEAIPEPLLDRMELVRLDGYTEDEKVVIARDHLLPRQRELAGLGEDEVTVDDVALRKLAGEYTREAGVRTLERSIARILRKVAAKHELGERELPFTVTPQDLRDLIGRPHHVPESAQDPQERRTAVPGVSTGLAVTGAGGDVLYIEASLADPETGGSGLQLTGQLGDVMKESAQIALSFLRSHGAELELPVGDLKERGVHLHVPAGAVPKDGPSAGVTMTTALASLLSGRRVRTDVAMTGEVSLTGRVLPIGGVKQKLLAAHRAGITTVVIPKRNEADLDDVPAEVLEKLEVHAVSDVRHVLKLALEPAVTGADSGLEAPVAA; via the coding sequence ATGGCTCAATCGTCTTCGTCGGCGTTCGCGCCGCTCACCCTGCCCGTGCTGCCCCTCGACGACTCGGTGGTCCTGCCCGGCATGGTCGTGCCGGTGGACCTGACCGACGCCGAGGCGCGCGCCGCGGTCGAGGCGGCGCAGGCCGCCCAGCGGTCCGGTCGTCCCGGACTCGGCAACAAGCCGCGGGTGCTGCTCGTTCCCCGGGTGGACGGGGACTACGCCGGCGTGGGCACGCTGGGCACCGTCGAGCAGGTGGGACGTCTGTCGGACGGCGATCCCGGTGCCGTGATCCGCGCGGTGAGCCGTGTGCGCATCGGCGCCGGCACGACCGGCCCCGGCGGCGCCCTGTGGGTGGAGGGCACCGAGCTCTCCGAGCCCGCACCGGCCGAGGCCCCCGGCACCGTCGCGGAGCTCATGAAGGAGTACAAGGCCCTGGCCACCAGCTGGCTGCGCAAGCGCGGGGCCTGGCAGGTCGTGGACCGCGTCCAGCAGATCGAGGACGTCTCGCAGCTCGCGGACAACGCCGGCTACTCCGGCTTCCTCACCACCAGCCAGCGCATCGAGCTGCTGGAGACCCTGGACCCGGTCGCCCGGCTGAAGCTGGCCACGCAGTGGCTGCGTGACCACCTGGCCGAGCAGGACGTCGCGGAGACCATCCGCAAGGACGTCCAGGAGGGCATGGAGAAGCAGCAGCGCGAGTTCCTGCTGCGGCAGCAGCTGCAGGCCGTCCGCAAGGAGCTGGCCGAGCTGAACGGCGACCCGGAGGACGAGGCGGACGACTACCGTTCCCGCGTCGAGGCCGCCGACCTGCCCGAGAAGGTGCGCGAGGCCGCCCTGAAGGAGGTCGAGAAGCTGGAGCGGTCCAGCGACGCGTCCCCCGAGGGCAGCTGGATCCGCACCTGGCTCGACACCGTCCTGGAGCTGCCGTGGAACACCACGACCCAGGACGCCTACGACATCCCCGGCGCGCGGGCGGTGCTGGACGCCGACCACGCGGGCCTGGAGGACGTGAAGGAACGCATCACCGAGTACCTGGCCGTGCGCAAGCGGCGCAACGACCGCGGTCTCGGGGTCGTCGGCGGCCGCCGCGGAGGTGCGGTGCTGGCCCTGGTGGGCCCGCCCGGCGTCGGCAAGACCTCGCTCGGCGAGTCCGTGGCCCGCGCGATGGGGCGGAAGTTCGTGCGCGTCGCGCTCGGCGGCGTCCGCGACGAGGCGGAGATCCGCGGCCACCGGCGCACCTACGTCGGCGCGCTGCCCGGCCGGCTGGTGCGCGCCATCAAGGAGGCCGGGTCCATGAACCCGGTGGTCCTGCTGGACGAGATCGACAAGGTGGGCTCCGACTACCGCGGCGACCCGGCCGCGGCCCTGCTGGAGGTCCTGGACCCGGCGCAGAACCACACCTTCCGGGACCACTACCTGGAGGTCGAGCTGGACCTGAGCGACGTGGTGTTCCTCGCCACCGCCAACGTCCTGGAGGCCATCCCCGAGCCGTTGCTGGACCGCATGGAGCTGGTGCGGCTGGACGGCTACACCGAGGACGAGAAGGTCGTCATCGCCCGTGACCACCTGCTGCCGCGCCAGCGGGAGCTGGCCGGGCTCGGCGAGGACGAGGTGACGGTCGACGACGTGGCCCTGCGCAAGCTGGCCGGGGAGTACACCCGCGAGGCGGGCGTGCGCACCCTGGAGCGTTCGATCGCCCGCATCCTGCGGAAGGTCGCGGCCAAGCACGAACTCGGCGAGCGCGAGCTGCCGTTCACGGTGACCCCGCAGGACCTGCGGGACCTCATCGGCCGGCCGCACCACGTGCCGGAGTCCGCGCAGGACCCGCAGGAGCGGCGCACGGCGGTGCCGGGCGTCTCCACGGGCCTGGCGGTGACCGGCGCGGGCGGCGACGTCCTCTACATCGAGGCGTCGCTGGCCGACCCGGAGACCGGCGGCAGCGGGCTGCAGCTCACCGGGCAGCTGGGCGACGTGATGAAGGAGTCCGCGCAGATCGCGCTCTCCTTCCTGCGCTCGCACGGGGCCGAACTGGAGCTGCCGGTCGGCGACCTGAAGGAGCGCGGCGTCCACCTCCACGTCCCCGCGGGCGCGGTCCCCAAGGACGGCCCGAGCGCGGGTGTCACCATGACCACCGCGCTGGCCTCGCTCCTGTCGGGGCGGCGGGTCCGCACCGACGTGGCGATGACCGGCGAGGTGTCGCTGACCGGGCGCGTGCTCCCGATCGGCGGCGTCAAGCAGAAGCTGCTCGCGGCGCACCGCGCCGGGATCACCACCGTGGTGATCCCCAAGCGGAACGAGGCGGACCTGGACGACGTCCCCGCCGAGGTCCTGGAGAAGCTGGAGGTCCACGCGGTCTCGGACGTCCGGCACGTGCTCAAGCTGGCCCTGGAGCCCGCAGTCACCGGCGCGGACTCCGGCCTGGAAGCCCCAGTCGCGGCCTGA
- a CDS encoding ABC transporter ATP-binding protein → MTTEPTVSLDGLTVRHRRTTALDALDLRVGRGVHGLLGPNGAGKTSLIRVLATVAGYRSGRLELLGHDPATQAGRTAIRRRLGYLPQEFGYYPGFTVREFVAYVAWLKEMPKAAVPAAVDRAMERVGVAERADVRIRTLSGGMVRRVGIAQAIVNDPDLLLLDEPTAGLDPEQRVEFRALLREVGTTATVLVSTHLVEDVATACTDVTLLDGGRVAFRGTAAELAAAGDDDAAGDSPIERGYTAALRRHRGAASGVREAAV, encoded by the coding sequence ATGACGACCGAGCCGACCGTCTCCCTCGACGGTCTGACCGTGAGACATCGCCGGACCACCGCCCTGGACGCCCTCGACCTGCGCGTCGGGCGCGGGGTCCACGGGCTGCTCGGCCCCAACGGCGCCGGGAAGACCTCGCTGATCCGGGTACTGGCCACCGTGGCCGGGTACCGGTCGGGCCGCCTGGAGCTGCTGGGCCACGACCCGGCGACCCAGGCAGGGCGCACCGCGATCCGGCGGCGCCTGGGCTACCTGCCGCAGGAGTTCGGCTACTACCCGGGCTTCACGGTGCGCGAGTTCGTGGCGTACGTGGCCTGGCTGAAGGAGATGCCCAAGGCCGCGGTGCCGGCGGCCGTCGACCGTGCGATGGAGCGGGTCGGCGTCGCCGAGCGCGCCGACGTGAGGATCAGGACCCTGTCCGGCGGCATGGTGCGCCGGGTCGGCATCGCCCAGGCCATCGTCAACGACCCCGACCTGCTGCTGCTCGACGAGCCGACCGCCGGTCTCGACCCGGAACAGCGGGTGGAGTTCCGCGCCCTGCTCAGGGAAGTGGGCACCACGGCGACCGTGCTGGTCTCCACCCATCTCGTCGAGGACGTGGCCACCGCCTGCACGGACGTGACGCTGCTCGACGGCGGACGGGTCGCCTTCCGCGGCACCGCGGCGGAGCTCGCCGCGGCCGGGGACGACGACGCGGCCGGGGACAGCCCGATCGAACGCGGCTACACGGCGGCGCTGCGCCGTCACCGCGGCGCGGCCTCCGGCGTCCGGGAGGCCGCCGTATGA